The segment CATGCCAAGTCAAGTATCGATACATCCGGCGCTCGACGGCGGAGTGAAGGCCGGACAGGCGAATTTCAGCGGTGGGACGCTGGTTTGCGCCTGCACCGATCGCCCCGTCAAAGTCGCCATCACCGGTGGGATTGCTCATAACCACGCCTGCGGCTGCACGAAATGCTGGAAGCCGAATGGCGCGGCCTTTTCGATCGTTGCCGTCACGCCGCATGAAAACGTCAAGGTCCTGGAAAACGGCGATAAGCTTGCGGTCGTGGATCCTGACGCCTTGATCCAGCGGCACGCCTGCAAGGAGTGCGGCGTGCACATGTACGGCCCGGTAGAGCGCGATCACGCCTTCAAGGGCCTGGATTTCATTCATCCCGAACGTTTTCAGGAAAGCGGCTGGCCCGAACCCACCTTCGCCGCATTCGTCTCGTCGATCATCGAGTCGGGAACGCCTCCATCTGCCATGGCCTCCGTTCGCAGCCGGCTGAAGGAGCTTCGCCTTGAGCCCTACGACTGCCTGAACCCGACGCTTATGGATGTTCTCGCAACCTGGGCTGCGAAAAAAGCGGGCACATTAAGGGAATAAGTCTGGCCACTGCTGGCGGACTTCGCTAAACCGCGACTGCGCGTTCGGCCGGATGCGCAGCGCTCTCCAATGAAGCAATTTCTGCTCCCATGATCTACGTCGATGCCGATGCCTGTCCGGTGAAGCCGGAAATCTTGAAAGTGGCCGAGCGCCACGGCATCGAGGTGACGCTCGTCGCCAATTCTGGCCTCCGCCCGTCGCGCGATCCGATGGTGAAAAACATCATCGTCTCCAACGCTTTCGACGCCGCCGACAATTGGATCGCCGAACATGCCGGTCCTGGCGATATCGTCGTAACGGCCGATGTGCCGCTGGCCGGCCGTTGCGTCGCCTCCGGCGCGCTGGTGACCGGACCGACTGGCCGTGTTTTCGACAATGCCAATATCGGCATGGTCACCGCGATGCGCGATCTTGGCGCACATCTGCGCGAGACCGGCGAAAGCAAAGGCTACAACGCCGCTTTCTCGCCACGCGACCGCTCCGCTTTTCTCGAAACCTTCGATCGCCTTTGCCGGCGTGCCAAAGCTCATAATTCGCCTGGAGGTCAGTCTTGAACATCATTTCCCAGAACACCGCTTTCGGCGGCATGCAGGGTGTCTTTTCGCATGAATCGGAAGCTTGCCAGTGCGAGATGACCTTCGCGGTTTTCGTGCCGCCGCAGGCGATCAAGGAGCCCTGCCCGGTCGTCTGGTATCTCTCTGGCCTCACCTGCACCCATGCCAATGTGATGGAAAAAGGCGAATATCGCCGCATGGCGGCCGAACTTGGCCTGATCGTTGTCTGCCCGGATACCAGCCCGCGCGGCAATGACGTTCCTGACGAATTGACCAATTGGCAGATGGGCAAAGGCGCCGGCTTCTATCTCGACGCCACCGAAGAGCCTTGGGCCGAGAACTATAAGATGTACACCTACATCACCGCGGAACTGCCAGCCCTCGTCAGCCAGCAATTCCGCATGGACATGAGCCGGCAAGGCATTTTCGGCCATTCCATGGGCGGCCATGGCGCAATGACGATTGCTCTGAAAAATCCGGATCGTTTCAAGAGCTGCTCTGCCTTCGCCCCGATCGTGCAGCCCTCGACCGCCGATTGGTCGGCGCCGGCGCTTGAAAAGTATCTTGGTGCCGACAAGACCGCATGGCGGAAATACGACGCCTGCGCATTGGTCGAGGACGGGGCGCGCTTTCCGGAATTCCTGATCGACCAAGGCAAGGCTGATAGCTTCCTTGAAACAGGTCTGCGTCCATGGTTGTTCGAAGAGGCGATCAAAGACACCGGCATCGGCCTGACACTGCGCATGCACGAGCGCTACGATCACTCCTACTATTTCATCTCCAGCTTCATGGACGATCATCTGAAGTGGCATGCCGAACGGCTGGCATGAAACGGGTGGCATAGCAGCCATGCCGTCCCCAACTTGAAAGAGCGATTCAACTGAGGCATATATTTCCCCGCGCAGACGACTGCGGCGGGCGGCACTTGATTGCCGGCCATAAGACACCGCGGGGACGGCCTTGCTCTTAAACGGGAGCGTAACATGGCTTGGTTCTTGCTTTTCCTCGCAGGTCTGTTTGAAATCGGTTGGGCCGTCGGCCTGAAATATACCGAAGGCTTCACACGACCGATTCCAACGTGTCTCACCATCATTTCTATGGTGGCGAGCGTCGTGCTACTTGGTCTGGCCGTGAAGACCTTGCCGATGGGCACGGCTTACGCCGTCTGGACCGGTATCGGCACGGTCGGCACTGTGCTGCTAGGCATCTGGCTGCTGGGCGATCCCGCGACCCTCGTTCGCCTGTTCTGTATTGGCCTGATCGTCGCAGGCATTGCCGGGCTCAAGCTCGTCGCCTGAGCCTTAAGTAGCATTATGAGCGCTGGCGATTGTCCAGCGCCCAGACGCCTGGTCCCGCAAACGCCAGGAACAGGAAGATGAAGCAGAACAAGATCGGGCCGTCGCCCTCATTGTTGGCTGGGAAGAAGCCCATTGGTGCATGCACCATGAAATAGGCGAAGGCCATTTCACCGCTGAGGATGAAGGCGACGGGCCGGGTGAAGAGCCCAACCAGAATCAGAATGCTGCCGACAAGTTCGATCACACCGGCTACGAAAAACAATGTCGAGATTTCAAAGGGCGCCGGGGGAAAATCGAAGAGCTTTTGCGTTGCGTGCTCGAGGAACAGCAGTGCGGTCACGATTCTGAGGATCGCAAGAGCGGCGGGCTGATATTGCGACAGGCGCTCGAAAGCCGACATGAAAATCTCCGTTTGAACTGAGAAGGCGGCCAGTACCTCTAGGGAATATGGTCGCTTTCCACTGATGTCGGAGTCAACACGCGAACGGCGAAATTATTCGCCGGGCTTGGATATCGATCCGAGCCCGGCGATTGCATTTATTTGCTGCGATTGTCGACGGCCAGAAGGCCCGGGCCTGCGAAGACCAGGAACAGGAAGACGAAGCAGAACAGAATTGCCCCATCGCCGCCATTGTTGACCGGGAAGAAGTCCTTCGGCTGATGCGCCATGAAATAAGCGACCGCCATATTGCCGCTCAGAATGAACGCAACAGGGCGCGTGAAGAAACCGAGGAGAATTGCAAGGCCGCCGAAGGCTTCCAGAATGCCCTGAACCAACATCAGTGTGGGCAGCGGACCATCAGCATGACCACCAGCCGGGAAACCGAAAAGCTTCTGCATCCCGTGTTCCATAAACAGGAGGCCGATTATGACGCGTAGCAAGGTTAAGGCATAGGGCTGATATTGGTTCAAGCGTTCGGAAAGTGTCATCTTTTACTCCAGTTTATCTTCTGGGAGTCACTATTAGTTTGTATGTAGGCGCAGGTGAAGACACGGCTTCTGACAGTCGTTCAATTTTCCGTGTAGAATCCGTGACTTGTTGTCACATATTTAAAGGGGAATATTATCGTGCTTCTTCCAGGGATTGGTCAGATCCTTGTTGCGCAGCATTCTGAGCCCCTGCGCCAGCCGCCGCCGGGTCGAGTGCGGCATGATCACTTCGTCTATATATCCGCGTTCGGCGGCGACGAAGGGTGACAGAAAGCGGTCTTCATACATCTTCGTATGCGCGGCGATCTTGTCGGGATGGGCGATATCCTTGCGGAAGATGATCTCGACAGCGCCCTTGGCACCCATGACGGCGATCTGTGCCGTCGGCCAGGCATAGTTCAGGTCACCGCGAAGATGTTTCGACGCCATGACGTCATAGGCGCCGCCGAAGGCCTTGCGGGTGATGACGGTGAGTTTCGGCACCGTGGCTTCCGCATAGGCGAAGAGCAGCTTGGCACCATGCTTGATCAAGCCGCCATATTCCTGCGCGGTCCCCGGCAGGAAGCCGGGTACGTCGACAAAGGTGACGATCGGGATATTGAAGCAATCGCAGAAGCGCACGAAACGCGCCGCCTTGCGCGAGGCGTCGCTGTCGAGCACGCCCGCCAGCACCATCGGCTGATTGGCGACGAATCCTACCGTCGCACCCTCGATGCGGCCGAAGCCACAGACGATGTTCTTGGCGAAGCTTGCCTGAATCTCGAAAAAATCCCCCTCGTCCGCCACCTTCAGGATCAGCTCCTTGATGTCGTAGGGCTTGTTGGCATTGGCGGGGATCAGCGTGTCGAGCGAGCCGTCGGGATCGGTGACCGATTGATAGCACTCGATTTCCGGGAGGGCCGCGGTATTCGACTGAGGCAGGAAATCGATGAGCCGGCGCACCTGCAGCAGCGTGTCGATGTCGTTGTCGTAGGCAGCGTCGGCAATCGAGGACTTCGTCGTATGCACCGAAGCGCCGCCAAGCTGCTCCGAGGTTACCGTCTCGTTGGTGACGGTCTTCACCACGTCAGGGCCGGTGACAAACATGTAGGAGGTGTCGCGCACCATGAAGATGAAATCGGTCATAGCCGGCGAATAGACGTCCCCACCGGCGCAGGGGCCCATGATGATTGAGATCTGCGGAATGACGCCGGAAGAGAGCACATTGCGCTGGAAAACCTCGGCATAGCCGCCGAGCGCCGCCACACCCTCCTGAATGCGCGCTCCGCCGGCATCATAGATGCCGATGATCGGGGCGCGGTTTTTCAGCGCCATATCCTGGACCTTCATGATCTTCTCGGCATGCGCTTCCGAAAGCGAGCCGCCGAAGACGGTGAAATCCTTGGCAAACAGGAAAACGGTGCGGCCGTTGACCGTACCCCAGCCGGTGACCACGCCGTCGCCGGCGATCTTGGTTTTGTCCATGCCGAAATCGATCGAGCGATGCTCGACGAACATGTCGAACTCCTCGAAGGAGCCTTCATCGAGGAAGATTTCGATGCGCTCGCGCGCCGTCAGCTTGCCGCGCGCATGCTGCGCATCGATACGCGCCTGCCCGCCTCCGCGTCTTGCGATCTCCCGGCGACGTTCCAATTCCTGCAGGATTTCTTTCATGATGGCCCTCTTCTCCGCTTATCCGGCTTAGCATGGCACGGCAGCAGTTTGAAGCCGTCGGCTCAGTTCACCAGCGTCGGCGTTTTCAGGACGAAGATGGAGCGGATGCGGGCGGCGATATCTTCGGCCATGAGATTATCGGCCGCAATCGGGTCCGGAGTGAAATTCGCCGTATCGAAAGAGGCGATGGCAAGCACGGCGCCGGTATCGACGGCAGCAGCATCGATATTGATTTTCGCCGTGTTGCGGTCGTGGTTGAAGCTCCCTGCCTTGCGAACATCCGTCAGGCGGATGGTGAGCGACACCTTCGGCAGGGGTGTATCGCGGGTCGTCACGGCGATGGCCGCATTGACGCGTTCGTTGAGGCTCGAAATCAGCGCAGGAGAAACAGGCGGCACTGCCTGATCGGCAACCACGGTGGCACTGCGCACATCATAGGCCGGGGTGGACGGCTGCGGCGTGAGCGACCAGCTCGAGCATGCCGCCAGCGCCAAACATCCTGCGAGCGCCGATATCGCACCCGACCTCAACGATAACATGATTCGCGTCCCGAAATTCCCAACCCGTGGGATGCAGATTTCGATATAACGGACTGTAAATCAACAATATTCAACTGCGAAGCGCGGAAAAAACATCCGTGGCCGCCTGAAACTCTTCGAAGCGCTGGGCGCGGCGCTGCTCGGCCTCTTCGTCACGGCCCCAATGTTCGATCGTCCAGTCCTCGTCGAGATGAGCGAGCGACCAGACGTCACCGAGCGGCAGCCGGCCTTCGGCGAAAGCGAGTGCCAGGATCGCCGAGCCCGTCAGCGTCGTGATCGTGTGCAGGCTGGCGAGTTCCAGCGGCGTGTCGTATTTGCGCAGCGTCACGGCAAACGCGGCGATTGCCTCGCGCGGCTGCTCCTGGTGCATGACGCCTTCGGCCAGGATGAAGCGGGCGCCGAGTTCGTGCGCGGCCCAGTCGATCAGTGGATTCCACCGGTCCGATTGCCGCTCCACCAAGCGCTCCGGCCCATCTGCGCGATAGCAGAGCAGATCGCTGGAGGAAAAGCGCAGGATATCCTCGAATACCGCCTGGCTGTCGCTTGCGACGCCATCGAGCGCCGTGTTGACCAATCGCGTCACCGGCATGCCGGCAGGATCGATGACATCGACCTGCCGGGTCCACTCGGCCGCAACCAGCTTTGCCAGTGCCTCGGTCGGCACGGCGAGCGATCGGCGTGCGGGCGTCCTTACCACCTTGCCGTCCAGCTCGATCACATGTCCGTCTTCGCTCTCGCGGATGCTCACATCCTTGTAGAAGCGTTTCGGCAGCGGCTTCTTCATCTGAATCTGCGCCCGACGGATGGGATCAGGATGGCTCAGACCTTCGGAAAGGTCATTCAATAGGTCGCGCATGGCGTCACCTCACAGAATATGGCTCAACAGGTCGTTCGGGTGATGGGCGATCCTGTCGGCGCCTGCGGTCAGCAGTTCTTCCACCGACGCATAACCCCAGGCCACACCGATAGCCGTCGCACCCGCCGCTTTTGCCATCTGCATGTCGTAGATCGCATCGCCGATCACGAGCGTATCATGCGGGTCCATGCCCGTTTCGCTGCAGCATTCCATGACCATCGCAGGATGTGGCTTCGAGGGGCAATCATCGGCGGTGCGCGAGACCACGAAATAGGGCGTAAAGCCATTCACTTCAAGGATATGCGTCAGGCCGCGACGCGACTTGCCGGTCACGGCGCCGATCAGCAATTCATCGTGGGCAGCCAGCGTTTCGACCAGCGGTTTGATGCCGTCGAAAAGCGGGGTTTGCATATCTCCCTCGTCGCGCACGCCGGTAAAGATCGACTTGTAATGCGCCGTCATCGCGATCGCCTCGTCATCGACATGCGGCTTGCCCTGCATGCGTGCAATGGCGATATCCAAAGTCAGGCCAATGATCGACTTGGTGGAGGCGACATCGGGACGCTTGTAGCCGAAATCGACAAAAGTGCGCGCCATGACCTCATGGATCAGCCGGGCGCTGTCGACCAGCGTCCCGTCGCAATCGAAAAGCACCAGCCTCATTCGTCGTCCGGCTCCCCCGCCGATGCCTCGTCAAAGCCGAGAAGGTTCCAGGTCTGTACCATATGCGGCGGCAGCGGCGCGGTGACGCGCAGGCGCCCGCCATTCGGATGCGGGATATCGATATGGCGAGCATGCAAATGCAACCGCTTCTGAACGCCGCCGGGAAAATCCCAATTCGGATCGTCCTCGAAATATTTGGGATCGCCGATGATCGGATGGCCGATATGCAGCGCATGGACGCGGAGCTGGTGCGTGCGGCCGGTATAGGGTTCCATTTCAAGCCAAGCGAGGCGCTGCGCGGCGGTTTCGACGACACGGTAATAGGAGACCGCGTGATCGGCACCCTCCTCGCCATGTTTGGCGACGCGCATCCGGTCGCCATCGGCGGTCGCTTCCTTCACCAGCCAAGTAGAGATCTTGTCCTCATGCTTGCGCGGCACGCCCTTCACGAGCGACCAATAGGTTTTCTTGGTGTCGCGCTCGCGAAAGGCGGCCGTCAGCTTCTGTGCGGCACCGCGGGTACGTGCAACGACGAGGACGCCGGAGGTGTCGCGATCGAGGCGATGCACCAGGCGCGGCTTCTCGCCCTTCTGGCTCGTCCAGGCCTCCAGCATCTTGTCGATATGGCGACTGACGCCGGAACCGCCCTGCACGGCAAGCCCGGCCGGCTTGTTCAGCACATAGACCTTGTCGTCCTCGTGCAGAAGCATGCGTGCCAAAAGCTCGGCATCGCCGGAATGCTTAAGCTCCTTGCCGGCGATGGGACCGCTCTTCGACGCCTTGGCATCGACATCCAGCGGCGGCACGCGCACCATCTGTCCCGGCTGCACGCGCGCGTCCGTCTTTACACGGCCGCCGTCGACGCGTACCTGGCCGGACCGCATCAGTTTCTGCAATTGCCCAAAGCCGAGCCCTGGAAAATGTACCTTGAACCAGCGGTCGAGGCGCATGCCGGCCTCGTCGGGCTCGACCTTGATATGCTCAATCCCGGCCATTCTTCTTCTTTCAAGAACCACGGCATGAGTCCAAAGCGCCAAACGGTTTCGGACAAGATCATGCCAAATCAAACGACTGGGGCGGCTTTGCCCCAGCGCCGGGTCATCCCGGCCTTTTGAGGTGGCTTTAGAGCATTTCGACGAAAAGTGGAAACCGGAATTATCTAGGGCTGGAATTTTCTGTCAGCGCCGCATCTTCGCGCTAGGCAAACCTCATTTTGCGTTCGGTGCGACGACAGGCAGGTTGATATCGACCATGCCCGCCCTATCGAACATCAGCATCACCGGCACCGTGCCGCCCTGCTTGAACGGCGTCTTCACCTGCTTGAACATCATGTGCAGGCTGTTCGGCGAAAGCGTCACGGTCGCGCCGGCGGGAATGGCGATGCCCTCTTTGACTTCTCGCATCTTCATCACCTCGCCCTGCATCTTCATCTCGTGCAGCTCCACCTTTCCGGCGGCCTCGGACGTGACGGAGGTCAACCTGTCGTCGCTGCTGCCGCCATTGTGGATGGTAATGTAGCCGCCACCGACGGGCTGGCCTGGCAGCATGGCGCGGACATAACCGCCGCTGATGTCGAGATCGCCGAGCTTGGCGGTCGCCGAATTCGCCGGCGCCTTGTCCGAATCCATATGCATTCCGGGCATTTTGCTCATGTCATTGCTCTGCTGGGCCATGGCGGCCGCAGTGGAGAAGGAAAGTGCGGTCGCCGAAATCAGCAATGCGGCGGCGAGTTTGCGGTTCATCATTGTCTCCTGCCCAGCTCCTCTGTTCACCTCATGGGATAGCCTCCGGAAACGGGATTGCAAAGTCCCCTGCATCGATCGGTCGCGCATATCGGCATTTGCTCAAACAAAAGACACGACAAAAATTTGTTTCAGGGCGACATTTGCCCCTTGCCATCCTTGGTGACTACCAGATAATGGCAGTCAACCTTGTTGGGAGAATCCGGCGCAAGCCGGTGCCGAAGGAGCAACCGCCCCGGAAACTCTCAGGCCAAAGGACCAACAAGGGGCAGACGGAACTCTGGAGAGAAGCGCGCAAGCGCTCGCCGAAGGGATAACAATCTCAGGCAAACCGACAGAGGGGGCTCATCGTAAGGCGCAGCCGCGCCGAAATTTTGAGCTCTGCGCTTTTGCTAAGCGCAAACCCCGGAGGCGTCATTTGGACGAGACCGCTGCCCTCAAGAAAACACCCCTTCATGCCCTGCATCTGTCGCTCGGTGCCCGGATGGTGCCGTTCGCCGGCTATGAGATGCCGGTGCAATATCCCGCAGGTGTGCTCAAGGAGCATCTCTGGACTCGCGCATCGGCCGGCGTCTTCGACGTCTCGCATATGGGGCAAGTCACGATCCGCGCCCGTTCCGGCAAATATGAGGATGCGGCTTTGGCGCTGGAAAGCCTGGTGCCGGTCGATATTCTCGGGCTCGCCGAAGGCCGTCAGCGCTATGGTTTCTTCACCGACGATAAAGGCGGCATTCTCGACGATCTGATGATCACCCATATGGATGATTATCTCTTCGTGGTCGTCAACGCCGCCTGCAAATATGCAGATCTCAAGCATCTTCAAGATCATATCGGCGATAGCTGCGAAGTCACCTTACTTGATCGCGCCCTCATTGCGCTGCAGGGACCGCGTGCCGTTTCGGTTCTCGCCGAACTCTGGGCGGATCTCGCCTATATGAAGTTCATGGATGTCCGCCATTGCCGCCTGCATGACGTTTCCTGTCTTGTCTCCCGTTCTGGCTATAGCGGCGAAGACGGCTTTGAGATTTCCGTGCCGGCCGACAAGGCTGAGGATATTGCCAAGCGGCTGCTCGAGCATCCCGACGTCCAGCCGATCGGCCTCGGCGCTCGCGACTCCCTGCGCCTCGAAGCAGGGCTCTGCCTTTATGGCAACGACATCGACCAGACGACGACGCCGGTGGAAGCCGCCCTCGAATGGGCGATCCAGAAAGCCCGCAAAACAGGCGGTGCTCGCACTGGCGGCTTTCCTGGCGCCAGCCGCATCCTTGCCGAACTAGACAATGGCGCGTCGCGCCGCCGCGTCGGTCTGAAGCCGGAAGGCAAGGCGCCTGTGCGCGGCCACGCCAAGCTTTACGCCGACGCCGAAGGCAAGACCGAGATCGGCGAAGTCACATCTGGCGGCTTCGGTCCGAGCGTCGAAGCGCCCGTTGCCATGGGCTATGTGCCCGTCGGCTTGGCTGCGCCGGGGACGCGGGTATTTGCCGAGGTTCGCGGCAAATACCTGCCGGTCGCCGTCTGCACCCTGCCTTTCGTCACCCCAACCTACAAACGCTGAAAACATCATATTCCAGAGAGGATCCTCCATGCTGAAATTCACCGAAGAACACGAGTGGCTGAACATTGAAGGCGATGTTGCGACCGTCGGGATTACGGCGCATGCCGCCGAACAGCTCGGCGATCTCGTTTTCGTGGAATTGCCCGAGATCGGCGCCAGCTTCTCCAAGGGTGACGATGCCGCGACCGTCGAATCCGTCAAGG is part of the Rhizobium sp. CB3090 genome and harbors:
- the gfa gene encoding S-(hydroxymethyl)glutathione synthase, giving the protein MPSQVSIHPALDGGVKAGQANFSGGTLVCACTDRPVKVAITGGIAHNHACGCTKCWKPNGAAFSIVAVTPHENVKVLENGDKLAVVDPDALIQRHACKECGVHMYGPVERDHAFKGLDFIHPERFQESGWPEPTFAAFVSSIIESGTPPSAMASVRSRLKELRLEPYDCLNPTLMDVLATWAAKKAGTLRE
- a CDS encoding YaiI/YqxD family protein, translated to MIYVDADACPVKPEILKVAERHGIEVTLVANSGLRPSRDPMVKNIIVSNAFDAADNWIAEHAGPGDIVVTADVPLAGRCVASGALVTGPTGRVFDNANIGMVTAMRDLGAHLRETGESKGYNAAFSPRDRSAFLETFDRLCRRAKAHNSPGGQS
- the fghA gene encoding S-formylglutathione hydrolase — protein: MNIISQNTAFGGMQGVFSHESEACQCEMTFAVFVPPQAIKEPCPVVWYLSGLTCTHANVMEKGEYRRMAAELGLIVVCPDTSPRGNDVPDELTNWQMGKGAGFYLDATEEPWAENYKMYTYITAELPALVSQQFRMDMSRQGIFGHSMGGHGAMTIALKNPDRFKSCSAFAPIVQPSTADWSAPALEKYLGADKTAWRKYDACALVEDGARFPEFLIDQGKADSFLETGLRPWLFEEAIKDTGIGLTLRMHERYDHSYYFISSFMDDHLKWHAERLA
- the sugE gene encoding quaternary ammonium compound efflux SMR transporter SugE yields the protein MAWFLLFLAGLFEIGWAVGLKYTEGFTRPIPTCLTIISMVASVVLLGLAVKTLPMGTAYAVWTGIGTVGTVLLGIWLLGDPATLVRLFCIGLIVAGIAGLKLVA
- a CDS encoding DoxX family protein, whose product is MSAFERLSQYQPAALAILRIVTALLFLEHATQKLFDFPPAPFEISTLFFVAGVIELVGSILILVGLFTRPVAFILSGEMAFAYFMVHAPMGFFPANNEGDGPILFCFIFLFLAFAGPGVWALDNRQRS
- a CDS encoding DoxX family protein, with translation MTLSERLNQYQPYALTLLRVIIGLLFMEHGMQKLFGFPAGGHADGPLPTLMLVQGILEAFGGLAILLGFFTRPVAFILSGNMAVAYFMAHQPKDFFPVNNGGDGAILFCFVFLFLVFAGPGLLAVDNRSK
- a CDS encoding acyl-CoA carboxylase subunit beta — its product is MKEILQELERRREIARRGGGQARIDAQHARGKLTARERIEIFLDEGSFEEFDMFVEHRSIDFGMDKTKIAGDGVVTGWGTVNGRTVFLFAKDFTVFGGSLSEAHAEKIMKVQDMALKNRAPIIGIYDAGGARIQEGVAALGGYAEVFQRNVLSSGVIPQISIIMGPCAGGDVYSPAMTDFIFMVRDTSYMFVTGPDVVKTVTNETVTSEQLGGASVHTTKSSIADAAYDNDIDTLLQVRRLIDFLPQSNTAALPEIECYQSVTDPDGSLDTLIPANANKPYDIKELILKVADEGDFFEIQASFAKNIVCGFGRIEGATVGFVANQPMVLAGVLDSDASRKAARFVRFCDCFNIPIVTFVDVPGFLPGTAQEYGGLIKHGAKLLFAYAEATVPKLTVITRKAFGGAYDVMASKHLRGDLNYAWPTAQIAVMGAKGAVEIIFRKDIAHPDKIAAHTKMYEDRFLSPFVAAERGYIDEVIMPHSTRRRLAQGLRMLRNKDLTNPWKKHDNIPL
- a CDS encoding ATP12 family chaperone protein; amino-acid sequence: MRDLLNDLSEGLSHPDPIRRAQIQMKKPLPKRFYKDVSIRESEDGHVIELDGKVVRTPARRSLAVPTEALAKLVAAEWTRQVDVIDPAGMPVTRLVNTALDGVASDSQAVFEDILRFSSSDLLCYRADGPERLVERQSDRWNPLIDWAAHELGARFILAEGVMHQEQPREAIAAFAVTLRKYDTPLELASLHTITTLTGSAILALAFAEGRLPLGDVWSLAHLDEDWTIEHWGRDEEAEQRRAQRFEEFQAATDVFSALRS
- a CDS encoding HAD-IA family hydrolase, with the protein product MRLVLFDCDGTLVDSARLIHEVMARTFVDFGYKRPDVASTKSIIGLTLDIAIARMQGKPHVDDEAIAMTAHYKSIFTGVRDEGDMQTPLFDGIKPLVETLAAHDELLIGAVTGKSRRGLTHILEVNGFTPYFVVSRTADDCPSKPHPAMVMECCSETGMDPHDTLVIGDAIYDMQMAKAAGATAIGVAWGYASVEELLTAGADRIAHHPNDLLSHIL
- a CDS encoding RluA family pseudouridine synthase gives rise to the protein MAGIEHIKVEPDEAGMRLDRWFKVHFPGLGFGQLQKLMRSGQVRVDGGRVKTDARVQPGQMVRVPPLDVDAKASKSGPIAGKELKHSGDAELLARMLLHEDDKVYVLNKPAGLAVQGGSGVSRHIDKMLEAWTSQKGEKPRLVHRLDRDTSGVLVVARTRGAAQKLTAAFRERDTKKTYWSLVKGVPRKHEDKISTWLVKEATADGDRMRVAKHGEEGADHAVSYYRVVETAAQRLAWLEMEPYTGRTHQLRVHALHIGHPIIGDPKYFEDDPNWDFPGGVQKRLHLHARHIDIPHPNGGRLRVTAPLPPHMVQTWNLLGFDEASAGEPDDE
- a CDS encoding copper chaperone PCu(A)C; this translates as MNRKLAAALLISATALSFSTAAAMAQQSNDMSKMPGMHMDSDKAPANSATAKLGDLDISGGYVRAMLPGQPVGGGYITIHNGGSSDDRLTSVTSEAAGKVELHEMKMQGEVMKMREVKEGIAIPAGATVTLSPNSLHMMFKQVKTPFKQGGTVPVMLMFDRAGMVDINLPVVAPNAK
- the gcvT gene encoding glycine cleavage system aminomethyltransferase GcvT, which codes for MDETAALKKTPLHALHLSLGARMVPFAGYEMPVQYPAGVLKEHLWTRASAGVFDVSHMGQVTIRARSGKYEDAALALESLVPVDILGLAEGRQRYGFFTDDKGGILDDLMITHMDDYLFVVVNAACKYADLKHLQDHIGDSCEVTLLDRALIALQGPRAVSVLAELWADLAYMKFMDVRHCRLHDVSCLVSRSGYSGEDGFEISVPADKAEDIAKRLLEHPDVQPIGLGARDSLRLEAGLCLYGNDIDQTTTPVEAALEWAIQKARKTGGARTGGFPGASRILAELDNGASRRRVGLKPEGKAPVRGHAKLYADAEGKTEIGEVTSGGFGPSVEAPVAMGYVPVGLAAPGTRVFAEVRGKYLPVAVCTLPFVTPTYKR